A single genomic interval of Fusarium verticillioides 7600 chromosome 8, whole genome shotgun sequence harbors:
- a CDS encoding calmodulin, with translation MSRFPALGTDFPLTFGSPHESSNQTRETKRSDTLGSRPRDLRTCPSHLSSFSCDRHPPFLLSQPLLPHTSIMADSLTEEQVSEFKEAFSLFDKDGDGQITTKELGTVMRSLGQNPSESELQDMINEVDADNNGTIDFPEFLTMMARKMKDTDSEEEIREAFKVFDRDNNGFISAAELRHVMTSIGEKLTDDEVDEMIREADQDGDGRIDYNEFVQLMMQK, from the exons ATGTCCCGTTTTCCTGCCTTAGGTACCGACTTTCCCCTGACCTTTGGGTCTCCCCACGAAAGCTCCAACCAAACCCGTGAAACGAAAAGGTCCGACACTCTTGGCTCAAGACCCCGCGACCTCAGAACTTGCCCAAGTcatctttcttccttctcgtGCGATCGACATCCACCTTTTTTACTATCACAACCGTTGCTACCACATACATCCATCATG GCCGACTCACTTactgaagagcaagtctCCGAGTTCAAGGAGgccttctctctcttt gacaaggatggcgatg GCCAGATTACCACCAAGGAGCTCGGTACCGTTATGCGCTCTCTCGGCCAGAACCCCTCCGAGTCTGAGCTTCAGGACATGATCAACGAGGTTGACGCTGACAACAACGGCACCATCGACTTTCCTG AGTTCCTTACCATGATGGCGcgcaagatgaaggataccgactctgaggaggagatccGGGAGGCTTTCAAGGTGTTCGATCGTGACAACAACGGTTTCatttctgctgctgagcttcGACATGTCATGACCTCCATTGGCGAGAAGCtcactgatgatgaggttgatgagatgatccgAGAGGCTGACCAGGACGGCGATGGCCGAATCGACT ACAACGAGTTCGTCCAGCTCATGATGCAAAAATAA
- a CDS encoding syntaxin 16 (At least one base has a quality score < 10) gives MWRDRTNLYISYRQSYAHHPTQRRPYGPGALASGPLADAYTSSYANDDRRGLLSAGAFEDDGDAVIEMDLLPPRWADVSDEITDLLANIATKSQSLEKLHQKHVLPGFNDEDAKRAEEAQIEKLTQDITKGFHDCHRCIQRIEQMVRESQHAGTITRAEETMAKNIQISLAARVQDASASFRKKQSAYLKKLRGMGGFGGLSPGERSSTPQPGSYLDPSLQESDADRSFSQSTLQATQQQRVLHSNDAAIAQREREIEDIAQGIIELSDLFRDLQNMVIDQGTMLDRIDYNVERMNTDVKAADKELVVASGYQRRTTKRKIILLLILIIFGMIILLVIKPKKHG, from the exons ATGTGGCGAGACCGCACGAACCT ATACATCTCCTACCGGCAGTCTTACGCGCATCACCCTACACAGCGAAGACCTTATGGACCGGGCGCCCTTGCTTCTGGTCCCCTTGCCGACGCCTATACTAGCAGTTATGCGAACGACGATCGTCGCGGCCTTCTATCGGCCGGCGCGTttgaagacgatggcgatgccGTGATTGAGATGGATTTACTGCCCCCTCGATGGGCTGATGTTTCGGATGAGATCACAGACTTGCTTGCCAATATCGCGACAAAGAGCcagagcttggagaagctACACCAAAAGCATGTGCTACCTGGTttcaatgatgaagatgctaaAAGGGCCGAGGAAGCGCAAATAGAGAAGCTTACacaagacatcaccaagggTTTTCATGACTGCCATCGCTGCATTCAAAGAATCGAACAAATGGTGCGGGAATCACAGCACGCAGGTACCATCACAAGGGCAGAGGAGaccatggccaagaacaTACAAATTTCCCTGGCTGCTCGAGTTCAAGATGCAAGCGCTAGTTTCAGAAAGAAACAGAGTGCTTATCTAAAAA AGCTTCGTGGCATGGGTGGCTTTGGCGGGTTGAGTCCTGGCGAGAGATCTAGTACACCACAGCCAGGTTCCTATCTCGACCCATCTCTTCAAGAATCTGATGCAGATCGATCTTTTTCACAATCGACACTCCAAGCAACCCAGCAGCAAAGAGTGCTCCATTCCAATGATGCTGCGATTGCTCAACGCGAACGAGAGATTGAAGATATTGCCCAAGGTATTATCGAACTGTCTGACCTCTTTCGAGATCTCCAGAACATGGTCATCGACCAGGGCACAATGCTGGATCGTATCGACTACAATGTTGAGCGCATGAACACTGATGTCAAAGCGGCTGATAAGGAGCTAGTTGTAGCTTCTGGCTACCAGCGGAGGACGACCAAGCGCAAGATCATTCTCCTCCTAATTCTAATAATCTTTGGCATGATCATTCTATTAGTGATCAAACCCAAGAAGCATGGGTAG
- a CDS encoding mannosyl-oligosaccharide alpha-1,2-mannosidase translates to MAGPLRRGRLWIGVAVIWILCFWYWSNSDSGFRLFGNGDPLAGKGATAWTRRLPKYPIPKEKLAALPKITGDVKVPRIQAAAPVESAAAKELRLSRLAAVKKSFEHSWSGYSNYAWMHDEVTPLTGKSKDPFGGWAATLVDALDTLWIMDMKDEFTKAVAAADGIDFTRSPMATINIFETNIRYLGGFLSAYELSGRAHPILLKKAIELGDLLMCAFDTPNHMPVTRWEWKKSAYGQAQSPSREALVSELGSLSLELTKLSQLTGNPRFYDAVKRIGDQFESTQLNTRLPGMWPVVVDAYTPAFHAGSDFTLGGMSDSLYEYLPKWYLLLGGQLEQPRRLYENFIPVAIKHLFKRALTPSDKPVLISGDYQVTDLPGEQPKYTYVARGQHLTCFAGGMVAMGSKIFNRPADLEIASQLTDGCIWAYQATQTGLGPEIFNFISCGGVDTKDSSDCTWNEDRWLKAIEEQHAPDFRAPPLRGSDWKKPTVQDVVKKHNLPKGMIDVSDGRYILRPEAIESIFIMYRVTGDAQWMEKAWTMFETIEKVTRTEIAASAIDDVTKAEPTKMDSMESFWLAETLKYFYLIFSEFDVISLDQWVLNTEAHPLSRPDVK, encoded by the exons ATGGCAGGTCCCCTACGGCGAGGCCGTCTCTGGATTGGTGTCGCCGTCATCTGGATCTTGTGCTTTTGGTACTGGTCAAATTCAGACTCTGGCTTCAGGCTGTTTGGTAATGGAGACCCTCTTGCTGGAAAGGGCGCCACAGCTTGGACGCGAAGATTACCTAAATATCCTATTCCCAAGGAGAAACTAGCTGCCTTGCCAAAGATCACCGGAGATGTCAAGGTCCCCAGGATTCAGGCTGCTGCTCCGGTCGAGAGCGCCGCGGCCAAGGAGCTACGACTGTCGCGATTGGCCGCCgtcaagaagagcttcgagcATAGCTGGAGCGGATATTCCAATTATGCCTGGATGCACGACGAGGTTACCCCGTTGACCGGCAAGTCCAAGGACCCCTTTGGCGGTTGGGCTGCCACTCTGGTCGATGCCCTCGATACCCTTTGGATCATGGACATGAAGGACGAATTCACAAAGGCTGTTGCCGCTGCAGACGGTATTGATTTCACCAGAAGTCCCATGGCAACTATCAACATTTTTGAGACCAACATTCGCTATCTTGGTGGATTTCTGTCGGCTTATGAATTGAGCGGAAGAGCTCATCCTAtcctcttgaagaaggctatTGAGCTGGGAGACCTGCTCATGTGCGCCTTTGATACACCGAACCATATGCCAGTTACTCGATGGGAATGGAAGAA ATCTGCTTACGGCCAAGCTCAGTCTCCCTCACGGGAGGCTCTTGTTTCTGAACTGGGTTCCTTGAGTCTCGAGCTCACTAAACTATCTCAGTTAACCGGCAACCCGAGATTTTATGACGCTGTTAAGAGAATTGGAGACCAGTTTGAATCTACACAACTCAACACTCGTCTTCCTGGCATGTGGCCGGTAGTCGTTGATGCTTATACACCAGCCTTCCATGCTGGTTCAGACTTCACTCTTGGTGGCATGTCTGACTCGCTGTATGAGTATCTTCCCAAGTGGTATCTTCTGCTCGGTGGCCAACTCGAGCAACCACGCCGGCTGTACGAAAACTTCATTCCTGTTGCCATCAAGCACCTTTTCAAGCGAGCACTGACACCTTCGGACAAGCCGGTCCTCATCTCTGGTGACTATCAGGTAACCGATTTGCCAGGCGAACAACCCAAGTACACCTATGTTGCACGAGGCCAGCATCTGACCTGCTTCGCTGGCGGTATGGTAGCAATGGGCAGCAAGATTTTCAATCGCCCCGCGGATCTCGAAATCGCTTCCCAGCTCACAGATGGATGCATCTGGGCTTATCAGGCTACGCAGACGGGACTCGGACCtgagatcttcaacttcatctcgtGTGGCGGCGTCGATACTAAGGACTCGAGCGATTGCACCTGGAACGAGGACCGGTggctcaaggccattgaagAACAACACGCTCCTGACTTCAGGGCGCCGCCGTTGAGAGGATCagactggaagaagcccacAGTTCAAGACGTGGTCAAGAAGCACAACCTTCCTAAAGGTATGATTGACGTGAGCGATGGACGATATATTCTCCGGCCCGAGGCTATTGagtccatcttcatcatgtaTCGTGTCACAGGAGATGCGCAATGGATGGAAAAAGCGTGGACCATGTTCGAGACGATCGAGAAGGTGACACGAACTGAGATTGCGGCTTCAGCGATAGACGATGTCACCAAAGCAGAGCCTACAAAGATGGACAGTATGGAGAGTTTCTGGTTGGCAGAGACCCTCAAGTACTTTtacctcatcttcagcgaaTTCGATGTTATCAGCCTGGATCAGTGGGTGCTGAACACGGAAGCACACCCTCTAAGTCGTCCAGATGTAAAGTAA
- a CDS encoding hypothetical protein (At least one base has a quality score < 10) translates to MHRIPIQFRLRQSAYTRYIRTLTRHRSLNNAELAPAPARIQEKDARLISGQEAGGGTRQHNLQQETAQWPPKSELPFPLGIRLRGSKTDTPSGQKSDLDAIYFWECHILSSRQDRGDQGTWETLLELRDRDQSHLLTKTGASFLRDNILEAALANSDRMEELFKVAGQLLETHDFNWPELYLKVVHFYLVHADYENALAWHFKLMPLFRPELGSFGALLASCAIDFTPQLQSTLTKIYVFSPYRELYDYVVPALFESGQSHAARVWRKRFNLFNDHPKSPKSMPFLDFFSRYFSAIQLTKEELAVLNGDTSIGDGVRTNVRKVTQLEANSSFFSDRFTARWFASSWTSPEFAINLMHKIGLRTISYHSLQSIALREDDARGVADRLTQLRKLGIGIRSGAYCDAIISFAERGEDELLRTLLHCDIHPEEFGNPETRSMLLASSAQQQDWGLERLLQGVEGVAATPGPSKDSIIYKDLNKHLSMALSMKRFAKVRNVVDKMESLDVSMERENSKALLNHIFEDIGYHPKLNKPQLLDRAIHLSLRVARHGVAVPVRYWQILLYNLGRLGRFNDLEGLSYGICELYRPEPGGLIPVHRQDQPPNPNIKAEELDSESETWSEYYSFADGKKKRSHFKEEFWRAEIGPCQNETNPKQKHLKRSKNRNDPNHELRIPADLPFTNRQHPIQKIFDASLQRSIIRWGFDQTLAQRPIPPSLINVKPVGIADFDLACGVRLLAVLRDKGVYVDPQIVRSTVIYRLAVAQLPMRPRARERDDRELSPANMKQLVEGAWGSQILPSEAQLASEIEKQKPKLWKSYPRLFEKSYDNDDRISSEPHASRTKEKGWFQIEQ, encoded by the coding sequence ATGCATCGAATCCCTATACAGTTTCGACTTCGCCAATCCGCATATACTCGATACATCAGGACACTCACACGACACAGATCTCTAAATAATGCAGAATTGGCACCAGCACCTGCGAGAATACAAGAAAAGGATGCTAGGCTGATttctggccaagaagctggGGGTGGGACGAGACAGCATaatcttcaacaagagaCAGCACAGTGGCCGCCAAAATCCGAATTACCCTTCCCACTAGGCATTCGCCTGCGTGGAAGCAAAACAGATACCCCCTCGGGCCAGAAGTCTGATTTGGATGCCATATACTTTTGGGAGTGTCACATTTTATCGAGCCGTCAGGATCGCGGAGACCAAGGAACATGGGAGACGCTTCTGGAGCTCCGGGACAGAGACCAATCTCATCTCTTAACCAAAACTGGAGCTTCTTTTCTGCGTGATAACATCTTGGAGGCAGCGTTGGCAAATTCTGATCGGATGGAAGAGCTTTTCAAGGTCGCGGGACAACTGCTAGAAACTCACGACTTCAATTGGCCTGAACTATACCTGAAAGTGGTTCATTTCTATTTAGTTCACGCTGATTATGAAAATGCATTGGCCTGGCATTTCAAACTCATGCCCTTGTTCCGTCCTGAGTTGGGTAGCTTCGGTGCTCTGCTGGCAAGTTGTGCCATCGACTTCACTCCCCAGCTCCAGAGTACTTTGACCAAGATATACGTTTTCAGTCCATACCGTGAGTTGTACGACTATGTTGTGCCGGCTCTCTTTGAAAGTGGCCAGTCACATGCCGCGCGTGTCTGGAGAAAAAGGTTCAATCTTTTCAATGACCATCCCAAGTCGCCCAAGTCCATGCCTTTCTTGGATTTCTTTTCTCGCTATTTTTCCGCAATCCAGCTCACGAAGGAAGAGTTGGCGGTACTCAATGGAGACACCAGCATTGGTGATGGCGTTCGTACCAATGTACGAAAGGTTACCCAGTTGGAAGCAAACAGTAGTTTTTTCAGCGACAGGTTTACAGCACGATGGTTCGCCAGCTCTTGGACTTCTCCAGAGTTTGCGATCAACCTGATGCATAAGATTGGCCTCCGCACAATTAGCTATCATTCGTTGCAATCCATTGCGTTGAGAGAAGATGACGCCCGCGGAGTTGCTGATCGCCTGACACAGCTCCGAAAGTTAGGCATCGGAATAAGATCTGGAGCCTATTGCGATGCAATCATCTCCTTCGCGGAACGAGGCGAGGACGAATTGCTCAGAACCCTTCTACACTGCGATATACACCCAGAAGAGTTTGGGAATCCGGAGACGCGGTCAATGCTACTTGCATCTTCcgctcaacaacaagattGGGGATTAGAGCGATTACTCCAAGGGGTTGAAGGCGTGGCAGCTACTCCGGGACCAAGTAAGGACAGCATCATATACAAGGATCTCAATAAGCACCTGAGTATGGCTCTGTCCATGAAACGTTTTGCGAAAGTCAGGAATGTTGTCGATAAGATGGAAAGCTTGGATGTAAGCATGGAGCGGGAGAACTCGAAAGCACTCCTAAACCATATCTTTGAAGATATAGGCTACCATCCAAAGCTCAACAAACCACAGCTGCTTGACCGAGCTATTCATCTCTCGTTGAGAGTGGCACGACATGGTGTTGCCGTTCCTGTTCGATACTGGCAGATATTGCTTTATAACCTCGGACGTCTGGGACGCTTCAATGATCTAGAAGGCCTAAGTTACGGGATATGTGAACTCTATAGGCCTGAGCCAGGGGGGTTGATACCCGTGCATCGGCAGGACCAGCCCCCCAACCCTAATATAAAAGCCGAAGAGTTGGACAGTGAGTCAGAGACCTGGTCTGAATACTATTCCTTCGCcgatgggaagaagaaaaggagccATTTTAAGGAGGAGTTCTGGAGAGCCGAAATAGGCCCATGCCAGAACGAGACAAATCCAAAACAGAAACATCTCAAACGTTCGAAGAATCGAAACGATCCCAACCATGAACTCCGCATACCAGCAGATCTTCCATTCACGAACAGACAACACCCCATACAGAAGATTTTCGATGCCAGTCTGCAGCGCTCCATCATTCGATGGGGCTTTGATCAGACCTTGGCGCAACGGCCGATCCCGCCTTCTCTCATAAATGTTAAGCCAGTAGGCATCGCAGACTTTGACTTGGCTTGTGGTGTTCGCTTGCTGGCTGTGCTGAGAGACAAGGGTGTCTACGTTGATCCCCAAATAGTGCGAAGTACAGTGATATATCGTCTCGCGGTGGCTCAATTGCCCATGAGACCCAGGGCTAGGGAGAGAGATGATAGAGAGCTCTCTCCAGCGAACATGAAGCAACTAGTGGAAGGCGCCTGGGGCTCTCAGATTCTCCCCAGTGAGGCGCAATTGGCGTCggagatcgagaagcaaaAACCTAAGTTGTGGAAGAGCTATCCTAGGCTTTTCGAAAAAAGTTACGATAACGATGATCGCATTTCTTCTGAACCACACGCCTCGAGGACCAAAGAGAAAGGCTGGTTCCAAATAGAAcaataa
- a CDS encoding glutathione S-transferase yields MSLVLELPAGYGFVLVAATSTFFINTLHALLTSKARKRSGIKYPVAYASNELAEKDAEAFKFNCAQRSHANFTENQISFLGALLISGLRFPVASAVLGAGWAFSRVFYAIGYSAGGPKGRMGGSIGSFLCDTSLKCMAAYTSIMLALGN; encoded by the exons atgtctctCGTCCTGGAGCTCCCCGCTGGATACGG CTTCGTCCTCGTGGCCGCCACATccaccttcttcatcaacactctcCATGCTCTCCTCACTAGCAAGGCTCGCAAGCGAAGTGGTATCAAGTATCCCGTCGCCTACGCTTCCAACGAGCTCGCCGAGAAGGACGCCGAGGCCTTCAAGTTCAACTGCG CCCAGCGCTCGCACGCCAACTTCACCGAGAACCAGATTTCTTTCCTTGGTGCTCTTCTGATCTCTGGTCTCCGTTTCCCCGTTGCCTCTGCCGTTCTTGGAGCTGGCTGGGCCTTCTCTCGTGTATTCTACGCCATTGGCTACTCTGCTGGTGGCCCCAAGGGACGCATGGG TGGCTCAATCGGCTCTTTCCTCTGCGATACGTCGCTCAAGTGTATGGCCGCCTATACCTCCATCATGCTTGCCCTAGGCAACTAA
- a CDS encoding DNA polymerase IV (At least one base has a quality score < 10), with protein sequence MRLDNLPRIFLLPTHLKPEELHELEDRIPTLTYDINEAEIVLGKISQQRRAEFELRRAKFEFASVKEPQTESHHVDSPAVADDSRGSPDPQRRRVKEQTEVGTDIVKVVKLSWLLDSWEKEELLPVDHYLIFQCNRVLPRETTPATVLPKGSTSPASSILERALLEQKAQSTSTSPSNRHKRRHDASATLSQNAPSLLHQTTSEHDTTLPVIPEFLRTTYSCQRPTYMNPPNEAFVNILAEIRTIRRLREDEVGVRAYSTSIASIAAYPYVLGNAQEVARLPGCGDRIAELWHHWKETGESVEVREANADPKITVLQLFYNIWGVGAVTAREFYQKGWRDLDDLVEFGWNMLSRSQQLGVKFYNEFSQGIPRDEVAAIAAAILEHARLIDPGFEMVIVGGYRRGKQLSGDADVVLSHRNENKTLNVITKIVVALEKAQLITHTLTLSTHNSDRGQRPVSWKGEKSNGSGFDTLDKALVVWQDSSKNGAPHRRVDIIISPWKTVGCAVLGWSGGTTFQRDVRRYCKKAKGYKFDSSGIRRRADGRWVDLEGTSGGDEAPDMETAERRVFAGLGLQWRSPEERCTG encoded by the exons ATGAGGCTCGATAACCTTCCGCGGATTTTTCTCCTCCCAACACATCTAAAACCTGAAGAACTGCACGAGCTCGAAGATCGAATTCCAACATTGACGTATGACATCAATGAGGCCGAGATCGTGCTCGGAAAGATATCGCAGCAAAGACGCGCCGAGTTTGAGCTGAGAAGGGCAAAATTTGAGTTTGCCTCTGTAAAGGAACCTCAAACGGAGAGCCACCACGTTGATTCTCCAGCTGTGGCGGATGACTCGCGTGGTAGCCCAGATCCCCAGCGGAGGAGAGTCAAAGAACAAACCGAAGTTGGGACAGACATAGTCAAAGTTGTTAAACTTTCATGGCTCCTAGACTCGTGGGAGAAGGAAGAACTCTTACCCGTGGACCACTACTTGATCTTCCAGTGTAATCGAGTCTTGCCTCGTGAGACAACACCTGCAACTGTATTACCGAAAGGCTCTACTTCACCGGCAAGTAGTATTCTGGAGCGtgcccttcttgagcagaAAGCGCAGTCCACAAGCACCTCGCCATCTAATCGGCACAAAAGGCGTCATGATGCCTCGGCAACATTATCGCAAAATGCACCTagtctccttcatcaaacGACATCGGAACACGATACCACGCTGCCCGTGATACCCGAGTTTCTGAGAACCACGTATTCATGCCAGCGACCGACATATATGAACCCACCGAATGAAGCGTTTGTGAATATCCTCGCTGAGATACGGACCATTCGTCGACTCcgagaggatgaggttggtgTAAGAGCTTACTCCACATCAATTGCTTCGATCGCTGCGTACCCTTACGTACTTGGGAATGCCCAAG AAGTTGCGCGGTTGCCAGGTTGCGGTGATAGAATAGCCGAATTATGGCATCACTGGAAGGAGACAGGCGAATCAGTAGAAGTACGCGAGGCCAACGCCGACCCTAAAATCACAGTCCTCCAACTCTTTTACAACATATGGGGGGTTGGGGCTGTCACCGCCCGCGAATTCTATCAAAAGG GATGGAGAGATCTAGATGATCTGGTCGAATTTGGATGGAACATGCTCAGTCGTTCGCAGCAACTTGGAGTCAAATTTTACAACGAGTTCTCGCAGGGGATCCCCCGAGATGAAGTCGCggccattgctgctgcaaTACTGGAACACGCCCGCCTAATTGACCCAGGATTTGAGATGGTCATTGTGGGTGGTTATCGGCGAGGCAAGCAACTatctggtgatgctgatgttgttTTGAGCCACCGAAATGAGAACAAAACACTGAATGTGATAACCAAGATTGTCGTGGCTCTCGAAAAGGCCCAACTTATCACACATACACTGACACTATCGACTCACAACTCTGATCGAGGGCAGCGCCCGGTATCTTGGAAAGGGGAAAAGTCCAACGGCTCAGGCTTTGACACACTCGACAAGGCTTTGGTAGTCTGGCAGGACTCCAGCAAAAATGGTGCGCCGCATCGACGGGTCGACATCATTATCAGTCCGTGGAAGACAGTGGGCTGCGCAGTATTAGGTTGGAGTGGCGGCACGACATTCCAGAGAGATGTTCGACGCTATTgcaagaaagccaagggtTACAAGTTCGACAGCAGTGGAATACGGCGCCGAGCAGATGGCAGATGGGTCGACCTTGAAGGAACCTCTGGAGGCGATGAAGCCCCTGATATGGAAACAGCAGAACGGAGAGTCTTTGCAGGGTTGGGTCTCCAATGGCGGTCACCTGAAGAGAGATGCACTGGATGA
- a CDS encoding hypothetical protein (At least one base has a quality score < 10) produces the protein MSGFFKQFIRNVRAAKTIADERAVIQKESAAIRASFREESHDPNIRRNNVAKLLYLFTLGERTHFGQIECLKLLASPRFADKRLGHLATSLLLDENQEVLTLVTNSLKNDLGHSNQYVVGLALCTLGNIASIEMSRDLFPEIETLIATANPYIRRKAALCAMRICRKVPDLQEHFIDKATQLLSDRNHGVLLCGLTLVTSLCEADEEEGGEEGIVEKFRSFVPGLVRTLKGLATSGYAPEHDVTGITDPFLQVKILHLLRVLAVGDAETSEQINDILAQVATNTESSKNVGEFHLVRSCAHDSRYRGPIRGLRVLGVNILGKFLTNRDNNIRYVALNTLIKVVGHRAQCCAETSKHHPGMFERP, from the exons ATGAGCGGTTTCT TCAAGCAGTTTATTCGAAATGTGCGTGCGGCCAAGACGATCGCCGATGAGCGAGCTGTCATTCAGAAGGAGAGCGCTGCCATTCGCGCCAGCTTTCGAGAAGAGAGCCACGATCCCAACATTCG TCGCAATAATGTCGCAAAGTTACTCTACCTGTTCACCCTTGGAGAGCGAACCCATTTTGGACAGATCGAATGCTTGAAGCTTCTCGCCTCCCCTCGATTCGCCGATAAACGTCTGGGACACCTGGCTACAAGTTTGTTGTTGGATGAAAATCAAGAAGTCTTGACATTGGTTACCAACTCGCTCAAGAA CGATCTCGGACATTCCAATCAATATGTTGTTGGACTTGCTCTCTGTACACTAGGAAACATCGCCTCGATTGAGATGTCACGAGATCTCTTCCCCGAAATCGAGACCCTCATAGCCACAGCCAACCCATATATTCGAAGAAAGGCGGCTCTGTGTGCAATGCGCATATGTCGAAAGGTTCCAGACTTACAAGAGCACTTCATTGACAAGGCTACACAGCTTCTGTCCGACAGAAATCACGGCGTCTTGCTCTGCGGTCTTACTCTGGTGACAAGCCTCTGCGAggcagacgaggaggagggcggagaagaaggaattgTTGAAAAGTTCAGGTCTTTTGTCCCGGGACTTGTTAGAACTCTGAAGGGGCTCGCTACTTCAGGTTACGCACCCGAACACGACGTTACTGGTATTACCGACCCATTCCTgcaggtcaagatcctccacCTGCTGCGAGTCCTGGCTGTGGGTGATGCAGAGACCAGCGAGCAGATCAATGATATCCTTGCTCAGGTTGCTACCAACACCGAATCATCCAAGAATGTCGGGGAATTCCATCTTGTACGAAGCTGTGCGCACGattctcgatatcgagggCCGATTCGGGGATTGAGGGTGCTCGGTGTCAATATTCTAGGCAAGTTCCTCACCAACCGCGATAACAACATCCGATACGTGGCTCTTAACACCCTGATCAAGGTTGTGGGCCATCGAGCCCAATGCTGTGCAGAGACATCGAAACACCATCCTGGAATGTTTGAGAGACCCTGA